One genomic region from Coleofasciculus sp. FACHB-1120 encodes:
- a CDS encoding aldehyde oxygenase (deformylating), with amino-acid sequence MPSLETSLEIDFHSETYKDAYSRINAIVIEGEQEAHENYIKLAELLPEDKEQLIRLSKMESRHKKGFEACGRNLEVTPDLEFARKFFSGLHQNFQDAAAEGGIVTCLLIQALIIECFAIAAYNIYIPVADDFARKITEGVVKDEYSHLNYGEVWLKNHFEESKAEFEEANRQNLPIVWRMLNEVEKDASVLGMEKESLVEDFMIQYGEALSNIGFTTRDIMRMSAYGLAAA; translated from the coding sequence ATGCCGTCGCTTGAAACCAGCCTAGAAATTGACTTCCACAGTGAAACCTACAAGGACGCTTACAGCCGCATCAATGCGATTGTGATTGAAGGCGAACAAGAGGCTCATGAAAATTACATCAAGCTAGCAGAATTGCTGCCAGAAGATAAGGAGCAGTTAATCCGTTTATCTAAAATGGAGAGTCGTCACAAGAAAGGATTTGAAGCCTGCGGGCGGAATCTCGAAGTGACGCCAGATTTAGAATTTGCTCGCAAGTTCTTCTCCGGATTGCACCAAAATTTCCAAGATGCGGCAGCAGAAGGCGGGATTGTGACCTGTTTGCTGATTCAAGCATTAATTATCGAATGCTTTGCGATCGCTGCTTACAACATCTATATCCCCGTTGCCGATGACTTCGCCCGTAAAATTACTGAGGGTGTTGTGAAAGATGAATACAGCCATCTCAACTACGGTGAAGTTTGGCTAAAAAACCATTTCGAGGAATCCAAAGCAGAATTTGAAGAAGCCAATCGTCAGAATCTTCCCATCGTCTGGCGGATGCTCAACGAAGTCGAGAAGGATGCCAGTGTTCTGGGAATGGAAAAAGAATCCCTAGTTGAAGACTTCATGATTCAATACGGCGAAGCGCTAAGCAATATTGGCTTTACGACCCGCGACATTATGCGGATGTCGGCCTACGGGCTTGCTGCTGCATAG
- a CDS encoding carbohydrate ABC transporter permease, producing the protein MPNKNPEGRLPVTQPSHLANPLLLLLGACVVLLPLGIVFLTSFDKAGTTPGGNFFPSNPSFANYREAWRRGNFLLAFANSTLVALAVTGFQTITAALAGYALARLKFQGRQAILLIVLATLVIPFQLLVIPIFLVLKWGHLINTYWALILPTAANGFGIFLLRQYFQTIPVELEEAAALDGANRLQILWRVMLPLSRPALVTLFLFTFIGEWNDLFKPLIFTTRPELRTVQLALAEFQEQFTNNWPLLMAAVAIATVPVVLLFLVGQRQFIRGIAATGIKN; encoded by the coding sequence ATGCCTAACAAAAATCCAGAAGGTCGATTGCCAGTCACTCAGCCTTCCCATCTGGCGAACCCGCTATTGCTGTTGCTGGGCGCTTGTGTCGTGCTATTACCGCTTGGAATCGTCTTCCTCACCTCTTTTGACAAAGCGGGGACGACACCTGGAGGAAACTTCTTTCCATCTAACCCCAGCTTTGCCAACTACCGCGAAGCTTGGAGGCGCGGCAACTTTCTGTTAGCGTTTGCCAATTCAACCCTCGTGGCGCTAGCTGTAACTGGGTTTCAGACGATCACCGCTGCACTCGCCGGTTATGCGCTGGCGCGGCTGAAATTTCAGGGGCGTCAGGCAATTCTGTTGATTGTCTTGGCTACGCTGGTAATTCCCTTTCAATTGTTGGTGATTCCAATTTTTTTGGTTTTAAAGTGGGGACACTTAATCAACACTTACTGGGCGCTAATTTTACCCACAGCGGCGAATGGATTTGGGATTTTTCTGTTGCGGCAGTATTTTCAAACCATTCCAGTGGAGTTGGAGGAAGCGGCGGCGTTGGATGGGGCAAACCGCCTGCAAATTCTGTGGCGGGTGATGCTACCGTTGTCGCGTCCGGCATTAGTAACGCTGTTTCTATTCACTTTTATTGGGGAATGGAACGATTTATTTAAACCGTTGATCTTTACAACGCGACCAGAATTGAGGACAGTGCAGCTAGCGTTGGCAGAGTTTCAGGAGCAATTTACGAATAATTGGCCTTTGCTGATGGCGGCTGTCGCGATCGCTACCGTACCTGTCGTGTTACTGTTTCTCGTCGGGCAGCGTCAGTTCATTCGGGGGATTGCGGCGACGGGTATTAAGAATTAA
- a CDS encoding glycosyltransferase family 4 protein, translated as METLSRPRVLLIAESANPEWISVPLVGWLHSRAIAKLSDAHIVTQSYNREAFVRAGCVEGKDFTAIDTGQVHEPIKRLSSLLRGGHDKGWTMVTALSTFTYYYFEHLIWREFGQQITDGTFDIVHRLTPLSPTIPSLLAQKCHRVGVPFVLGPLNGGLPWPKEFETTRREEKEWLSYIRWTYKLLPGYGSTRQYATAIAIGSRATWNQIPAQYRDKCVYIPENAIAPERFTLQRTRQASRPLKAIFVGRLVPYKGADMLLEAAAPLIRAGELTVEIVGDGPDMPKLKALLKQEKIESGVELAGHVEHTRVQERLANADLLGFPSIREFGGAVVVEAMMMGLVPIVVDYGGPGELVTTSTGYAVPLGSRAEIVARFREILSRLIADPSIITEIGQRARDRVLTHFTWDAKARQTLEIYRWVLKSRTGKPNFGMPFDDV; from the coding sequence ATGGAGACTTTGAGCCGCCCCCGTGTATTGCTAATTGCGGAATCTGCAAACCCTGAGTGGATAAGTGTGCCGCTTGTAGGCTGGCTGCACAGCCGAGCCATTGCTAAGCTGAGTGACGCTCATATAGTTACCCAAAGCTACAACCGCGAGGCATTTGTCCGTGCGGGATGCGTCGAAGGAAAGGACTTCACAGCCATTGACACCGGACAGGTGCATGAGCCGATAAAGCGCCTCAGTTCCTTGCTGCGCGGTGGTCACGATAAAGGCTGGACTATGGTAACAGCCTTGTCTACTTTCACCTATTACTACTTTGAACATTTAATCTGGCGCGAGTTTGGTCAACAGATTACTGATGGGACGTTCGACATTGTTCACCGCCTCACGCCGCTGAGTCCAACCATCCCAAGTCTGCTGGCGCAAAAGTGTCATCGGGTAGGAGTGCCGTTCGTGCTGGGGCCGCTGAACGGCGGTTTGCCTTGGCCCAAGGAGTTTGAGACAACGCGACGCGAGGAGAAGGAGTGGCTTTCTTATATCAGATGGACGTACAAGTTGCTGCCTGGATACGGCTCTACTCGACAATACGCTACTGCGATCGCTATTGGCTCCCGCGCCACCTGGAACCAGATTCCTGCCCAGTACCGGGACAAGTGCGTGTATATTCCGGAAAACGCGATCGCTCCGGAACGGTTCACCCTGCAACGGACTCGCCAAGCGTCTCGCCCGCTCAAGGCAATCTTTGTCGGTCGTCTTGTACCGTACAAAGGAGCTGATATGCTCCTCGAAGCAGCGGCACCATTAATTCGAGCGGGTGAGTTGACAGTCGAGATTGTTGGTGACGGTCCGGATATGCCCAAACTCAAGGCGCTCCTCAAGCAGGAGAAAATTGAAAGTGGTGTAGAACTCGCTGGACACGTGGAACACACCCGCGTCCAAGAACGACTCGCTAATGCTGACTTATTGGGTTTCCCCAGCATTCGTGAGTTCGGTGGTGCTGTGGTAGTTGAGGCAATGATGATGGGGCTGGTGCCGATTGTAGTGGACTATGGTGGTCCTGGCGAACTTGTTACTACATCCACAGGCTATGCCGTGCCATTGGGTTCGAGAGCGGAAATTGTGGCGCGTTTCCGTGAAATCCTTAGCCGTTTAATTGCCGATCCCAGTATTATCACTGAAATAGGACAACGCGCCCGCGATCGTGTTTTAACTCATTTCACTTGGGATGCTAAAGCTCGGCAAACCCTTGAGATATATCGATGGGTTCTTAAATCTAGGACTGGTAAACCCAACTTTGGGATGCCATTCGACGATGTTTAA
- a CDS encoding transposase, which produces MTQLVEWLQYLGKVYWKAVIAVAPEYNSQDCSTCAATVKKTLSDRTHVCIYGTVLDRDHNATLNILAKGLRQAGMDLNTVGHAGINAWGQLDLYLYSLMVTSKGKAID; this is translated from the coding sequence GTGACGCAGCTTGTCGAATGGTTGCAGTATTTAGGGAAGGTTTATTGGAAAGCAGTAATTGCTGTTGCTCCTGAATACAATTCCCAAGATTGCTCTACTTGTGCTGCTACGGTCAAGAAAACACTTTCGGATAGAACTCATGTGTGCATTTATGGAACTGTTTTAGACCGTGACCACAATGCAACACTGAATATTTTGGCGAAAGGGTTGAGGCAAGCAGGAATGGATCTAAATACGGTGGGGCACGCCGGAATCAACGCGTGGGGACAGCTCGATCTCTATCTCTACTCTTTGATGGTGACATCAAAGGGCAAGGCGATTGATTGA
- a CDS encoding transporter suffix domain-containing protein — MQKLGIFLIVFSFLPWVVILLVVPLLPLAIAQKAILVPILAVVAEIAFWVGLVLVGKEAATKYRRYLNLGAIWKSVKKLIRPKKRSN; from the coding sequence ATGCAGAAACTCGGTATATTTTTAATTGTTTTCTCTTTCCTGCCTTGGGTGGTAATCCTCTTAGTGGTGCCCTTGCTACCGCTAGCGATCGCCCAAAAAGCCATATTGGTTCCGATTCTTGCGGTTGTGGCAGAAATTGCTTTTTGGGTAGGTTTGGTGCTAGTCGGAAAAGAAGCCGCAACCAAATATCGGCGTTACTTAAATCTGGGCGCGATCTGGAAGAGTGTAAAAAAATTGATCCGCCCAAAGAAGAGATCGAATTGA
- a CDS encoding DUF4278 domain-containing protein: MSMSFIMPLAITLLAVYILQNSADEIYYLAAAISIVGLFVSLVVAPWQIQILLLWLVLLSARRLLQQCQPVVEAQIESQSEPKIEPQSEFQEDNTTQLSYRGINYESTSPTVEVAEVEVTGKYRGQVCKVRKTENIPVSQPTSGLKYRGATVISQASPIPPVEESKQTPAS; the protein is encoded by the coding sequence ATGTCCATGTCTTTCATCATGCCGCTAGCGATTACCCTGCTAGCTGTTTATATCCTTCAAAATTCTGCTGACGAAATTTACTATCTCGCTGCTGCAATTTCTATTGTCGGTTTATTTGTAAGTTTGGTTGTAGCACCGTGGCAAATTCAGATACTGCTGCTATGGCTTGTACTGCTAAGCGCGAGACGACTTTTGCAGCAATGTCAGCCTGTAGTCGAGGCTCAGATTGAGTCTCAATCTGAGCCTAAGATTGAGCCTCAATCTGAGTTTCAGGAAGACAACACGACTCAACTCAGCTATCGCGGGATTAACTACGAATCCACCTCTCCAACTGTTGAAGTAGCAGAAGTTGAAGTTACAGGAAAATACCGGGGTCAGGTTTGTAAAGTCCGTAAAACAGAAAATATTCCGGTGTCTCAACCGACATCGGGATTAAAATATCGAGGTGCTACCGTTATTTCTCAAGCTTCCCCCATACCTCCGGTTGAAGAATCAAAACAAACGCCAGCATCTTAG
- a CDS encoding alpha/beta hydrolase, producing the protein MSKKDWWEATFPNGRQTITISDANGNPVKIAYGEKGTGTPLFLVHGVASWSYNWRYAIEPLSKHFRVICFDAKGHGFSEMPSHPEILGHQSLELEQIVRALCNEPAIVVAQSLGALVTLATAQAHPDLFARLVVINVPIFLKRLPFWGMQLLADLPLDLVKIADRLRVTQLFAPLLWQIVAFGRREVVVDWTRITPEEVYWITYPYVEFPNALTKTAEDLQHAAQELERLVKNEPNLIRNVQDNLKAIACPTLILWGDQDQWFPVADGEKLHACMPSSKFKIIPNCGHDAAGSHADAIASEILEFMDDTDFLKSESLYRF; encoded by the coding sequence ATGAGTAAGAAAGACTGGTGGGAAGCTACATTTCCAAACGGGCGTCAAACGATAACCATTTCAGATGCTAACGGCAATCCTGTAAAAATTGCTTATGGCGAAAAAGGTACAGGTACGCCGCTATTTTTAGTGCATGGAGTGGCGAGCTGGAGCTACAACTGGCGTTATGCAATTGAGCCGCTGTCAAAGCATTTTCGCGTCATCTGTTTCGATGCGAAAGGACACGGTTTTTCCGAGATGCCATCACACCCGGAAATACTCGGTCATCAATCACTCGAACTAGAGCAGATTGTACGAGCATTATGTAATGAACCGGCTATTGTGGTAGCCCAATCTTTGGGTGCATTAGTGACACTCGCTACTGCACAAGCGCATCCAGATTTGTTCGCCAGATTAGTCGTAATCAATGTTCCGATTTTCCTCAAACGATTGCCATTTTGGGGGATGCAATTATTAGCAGATTTGCCGTTAGATTTAGTTAAGATAGCGGATCGGTTGCGCGTGACTCAACTGTTTGCACCGTTATTGTGGCAAATTGTAGCCTTCGGGCGTCGGGAAGTTGTAGTTGATTGGACACGAATTACACCGGAAGAAGTTTACTGGATTACTTATCCGTATGTTGAATTTCCGAATGCTTTGACGAAAACTGCCGAGGATTTACAACACGCGGCGCAAGAACTCGAACGATTGGTAAAGAATGAACCGAATTTAATTCGCAACGTCCAAGATAACTTGAAGGCGATCGCCTGTCCGACTCTAATTCTCTGGGGCGATCAAGATCAATGGTTCCCGGTTGCTGATGGCGAAAAACTTCATGCCTGTATGCCCAGTTCTAAGTTTAAGATTATCCCCAACTGTGGTCATGATGCGGCAGGAAGTCACGCAGATGCGATCGCATCAGAGATTCTTGAGTTTATGGACGATACGGATTTTCTAAAGTCAGAATCTTTGTATCGTTTTTAG
- a CDS encoding DUF4112 domain-containing protein, which translates to MSQPPPKPPIRSADANSARIKRLRSLTYILDNAIAIPGTSYRVGIDPLLGLLPGGGDILGSALSGYIVLEAALLGLPREALVRMVLNIIFETLVGTVPVLGDFFDATWKANAKNMMLLEAHLASPRQSQRADWWFIILLLGGLMLFVIFIAAFSLFILNLLWQAITK; encoded by the coding sequence ATGTCTCAGCCTCCTCCCAAGCCTCCCATAAGATCGGCGGACGCCAACTCAGCGAGAATTAAGCGCCTGCGATCGCTGACTTATATCCTGGATAATGCGATCGCGATTCCGGGAACTTCCTACCGCGTGGGCATCGATCCTCTACTTGGACTGCTCCCTGGAGGCGGAGATATCCTAGGAAGTGCCTTGTCAGGCTATATCGTGCTGGAGGCAGCGCTGCTGGGGCTACCACGAGAAGCTTTGGTGCGGATGGTGCTAAATATTATTTTTGAAACTTTAGTTGGCACTGTGCCGGTGTTGGGGGATTTCTTTGACGCTACCTGGAAAGCGAATGCTAAAAACATGATGCTTCTAGAAGCTCATCTCGCTTCTCCTCGGCAGAGTCAAAGGGCAGATTGGTGGTTTATCATTCTGTTGTTGGGTGGGTTAATGCTTTTTGTGATTTTCATTGCTGCTTTCAGTCTTTTTATCCTGAATCTGCTATGGCAAGCGATAACCAAATAA
- a CDS encoding inorganic diphosphatase — protein MDLTRIPAQPKPGLINVLVEITAGSKNKYEYDKDLQAFALDRVLYSSVQYPYDYGFVPNTLADDGDPLDGMVLMEEPTFPGCVILARPIGMLEMIDGGDRDEKILCVPEKDPRYAHVKSLKDLAPHRLDEIAEFFKTYKNLEKKVTEILGWQDVDKVMPLVEQCIKAGSQK, from the coding sequence TTGGATTTAACACGCATTCCTGCTCAACCCAAACCAGGTCTAATTAACGTCCTGGTTGAAATTACTGCTGGTAGCAAAAATAAGTACGAATACGATAAGGACTTACAAGCCTTTGCCCTAGACCGGGTGCTTTATTCTTCGGTGCAATACCCTTATGACTACGGCTTTGTCCCCAACACCCTAGCAGATGATGGCGATCCCCTGGATGGGATGGTGTTGATGGAAGAGCCAACATTTCCGGGGTGTGTTATTCTAGCGCGACCTATCGGAATGTTAGAGATGATTGACGGGGGAGATCGGGACGAAAAAATTCTGTGCGTTCCCGAAAAAGATCCGCGCTACGCTCACGTCAAATCTCTCAAAGACCTTGCACCGCACCGACTAGACGAAATCGCAGAATTTTTCAAGACCTACAAGAATTTAGAGAAAAAGGTCACAGAAATTCTGGGTTGGCAAGATGTCGATAAAGTGATGCCGCTGGTGGAGCAATGCATTAAAGCTGGTAGCCAAAAGTAG
- the panD gene encoding aspartate 1-decarboxylase — MQRSLLLSKIHSCTLTRANLDYVGSISIDRTLLDAAGILPYEQVQVVNVSNGARLITYAIAAPANSGAVELNGAAARLGMKGDRLIIMTYGQFSPEELKTYHPKVVLVDGQNRLTEVRRYDDLLSVQLTS, encoded by the coding sequence ATGCAGCGATCGCTTCTTCTATCAAAAATTCATAGTTGCACCCTTACCCGGGCAAATCTAGACTATGTAGGGAGTATCAGTATTGATAGAACCCTGTTGGATGCCGCCGGTATACTACCCTATGAACAGGTACAAGTTGTTAATGTCTCAAATGGAGCGCGCTTGATTACCTATGCAATCGCCGCACCGGCAAATTCAGGGGCAGTGGAACTCAATGGTGCAGCGGCTCGTTTAGGAATGAAGGGCGATCGCTTAATTATCATGACCTACGGGCAATTTAGCCCCGAAGAATTGAAAACTTATCATCCTAAAGTTGTTCTCGTAGACGGGCAAAATCGGTTAACAGAAGTTCGTCGCTACGACGATCTGCTAAGCGTGCAGCTAACTTCTTGA
- a CDS encoding MBL fold metallo-hydrolase: MSSKEPAAPNPQMSNPTASQSTQADAEFVVQFWGVRGKIAAAGKETLRYGGNTPCVEMRVGSKRLIFDGGTGLRLLGNQLLRQMPVEAYIFFTDSQSDRIQGVPFFVPGFIKGNCFHIYGAAGSDGASIKQSLSDQMTPPNFPVPIQVMQSELQFYDLTPGETVALDDITIETCLTNNTLRTVGYRVTWKGYTAVYATGADNNPDALDENLLHLARKADLLICNATSPALDEVLGMDGKSFNPADFAVKLCENPFWQTCVKAADTANVEKLAIFSYEPDYDDDFLDQVEAQIQSVFPNGLLAREGMILPVR; the protein is encoded by the coding sequence ATGTCTTCAAAAGAACCAGCGGCACCAAATCCTCAAATGTCCAATCCCACAGCGAGTCAGTCAACCCAAGCTGACGCCGAGTTTGTGGTGCAGTTTTGGGGTGTGCGGGGCAAAATAGCCGCCGCTGGGAAGGAGACGCTTCGCTACGGCGGTAATACCCCCTGTGTGGAAATGCGGGTAGGCTCTAAACGATTAATCTTTGATGGCGGCACCGGCTTGCGTTTATTGGGTAATCAATTACTGCGCCAAATGCCGGTGGAAGCTTACATCTTCTTTACCGATTCCCAAAGCGATCGCATTCAAGGCGTTCCTTTTTTCGTTCCTGGCTTTATTAAGGGCAATTGTTTTCATATTTATGGGGCAGCAGGATCTGACGGAGCATCAATCAAACAAAGTCTCAGCGACCAGATGACGCCTCCGAATTTTCCAGTCCCCATACAGGTGATGCAATCAGAACTACAGTTCTATGACCTGACTCCCGGCGAGACGGTCGCGCTAGACGATATCACGATTGAAACCTGTTTAACCAACAATACCCTGCGGACAGTAGGCTACCGAGTCACCTGGAAGGGATACACGGCTGTCTACGCGACGGGTGCAGACAACAATCCCGACGCCCTAGATGAAAACTTGCTCCACTTAGCCCGGAAAGCCGATTTACTCATTTGCAATGCGACTTCCCCGGCACTAGACGAAGTTTTAGGGATGGACGGCAAGTCTTTTAACCCGGCTGACTTTGCTGTTAAACTCTGCGAAAATCCCTTCTGGCAAACCTGTGTCAAAGCGGCTGATACGGCTAACGTCGAAAAATTGGCGATCTTTAGCTACGAACCAGACTACGACGATGATTTCCTCGACCAAGTGGAAGCGCAAATCCAATCAGTGTTTCCGAATGGATTACTCGCCCGCGAAGGAATGATTTTGCCCGTAAGGTAA
- a CDS encoding anthranilate phosphoribosyltransferase family protein, translating into MSNEFREILRKVGSGVHTGENISRAEAEEATRMMLLEEATPAQIGAFMIAHRIKRPTGEELAGMLDAYDGLGPKLQPIDSERPVIVLGTPYDGRSRTAPVTPLTALILATAGQAVVMHGGDRMPTKEGLPLIEIWQGLGINWAELSLSLVQQVFEATQLGFVYLPRHFPQAAGLVPYRDQIGKRPPFATMELMWCPYAGEAHVVTGFVHPPTEGMFQDASALRGNPQYFTAVKGLEGSCDLPRDRTAIIGTWQPGSSPERLLLHPRDYGFEGKEVALNSTTELLEEMQAILKGNKSELMQAAIWNGGFYLWHCGLASDLSSGLAQAEMLLNSGQVTQKLQEISRVISSLSSSVVNSW; encoded by the coding sequence ATGAGTAATGAGTTCAGAGAAATTCTCCGAAAAGTGGGTAGTGGCGTCCACACGGGCGAAAATATAAGTCGCGCTGAAGCCGAGGAAGCGACACGGATGATGCTCTTAGAGGAAGCAACACCAGCCCAGATTGGGGCATTTATGATCGCCCATCGGATTAAGCGTCCCACCGGCGAAGAGTTGGCAGGGATGTTAGACGCTTACGACGGACTAGGGCCAAAACTGCAACCTATTGACTCAGAACGCCCGGTTATCGTTCTGGGAACGCCCTATGATGGGCGATCGCGCACGGCTCCTGTGACGCCATTGACAGCGTTAATCCTAGCAACGGCTGGACAGGCAGTGGTGATGCACGGGGGCGACCGAATGCCCACAAAGGAAGGCTTGCCACTGATTGAGATTTGGCAGGGATTGGGCATCAATTGGGCTGAGTTATCCCTATCTCTCGTCCAGCAGGTGTTTGAGGCGACTCAGCTAGGCTTTGTGTATTTGCCCAGGCATTTCCCCCAGGCGGCGGGATTGGTTCCCTACCGCGACCAAATTGGCAAACGCCCTCCCTTTGCAACGATGGAGTTAATGTGGTGTCCTTACGCGGGGGAAGCTCACGTTGTGACGGGGTTTGTGCATCCTCCCACTGAAGGGATGTTTCAAGACGCTTCGGCATTACGAGGCAATCCCCAGTATTTCACAGCAGTGAAGGGATTAGAAGGTAGCTGCGATTTACCGCGCGATCGCACGGCGATTATTGGAACTTGGCAACCCGGTTCGTCTCCGGAACGCCTCCTGCTTCATCCCCGTGACTACGGCTTTGAGGGAAAGGAAGTCGCCCTAAACTCTACAACTGAGCTGTTAGAAGAAATGCAAGCAATTCTGAAAGGTAACAAAAGCGAACTTATGCAAGCAGCCATCTGGAACGGTGGTTTTTACCTGTGGCATTGCGGTCTCGCCTCAGATTTATCCTCTGGTTTGGCTCAGGCAGAAATGCTATTGAACAGCGGTCAAGTTACTCAGAAACTACAAGAAATTAGTCGGGTAATTTCTTCTTTGAGTTCTTCGGTTGTTAATAGTTGGTAG